The Paenibacillus sp. YPG26 genome includes a window with the following:
- the nrdG gene encoding anaerobic ribonucleoside-triphosphate reductase activating protein gives MNICGYSPESINEGEGLRAAIFISGCKHYCPGCFSPKTWNFEYGEPFTLARQREIIRDIAGNPLLDGLTILGGDPFFSAREVSGFIDLLHLEAGPVPVWIYSGYTYEELSAASDSDEYALLGRCDVLVDGRYVEALRDPSLLYRGSSNQRLIDIKQSLEHGEAILWQSVFTK, from the coding sequence ATGAATATCTGCGGATACTCGCCGGAATCGATCAATGAAGGGGAAGGTCTTCGGGCGGCGATATTCATCAGCGGCTGCAAGCATTACTGCCCGGGCTGCTTCAGCCCGAAGACCTGGAACTTCGAGTACGGTGAGCCGTTCACGCTAGCAAGACAGCGTGAGATCATCCGGGACATTGCGGGCAACCCCCTGCTGGACGGGCTGACCATTCTTGGCGGGGACCCCTTCTTCTCCGCCCGAGAGGTCAGCGGATTCATTGATCTGCTTCACTTGGAGGCAGGCCCGGTCCCCGTATGGATCTACAGCGGTTATACCTACGAAGAATTAAGCGCTGCGTCGGATTCAGATGAATATGCGCTTCTTGGCCGCTGTGATGTACTGGTTGATGGACGTTATGTAGAAGCCCTCCGCGACCCTTCCCTTCTATACCGGGGAAGCTCCAATCAGCGGCTTATCGACATTAAGCAAAGTCTTGAGCATGGAGAAGCCATACTGTGGCAATCGGTATTCACCAAGTAA
- a CDS encoding ribonucleoside-diphosphate reductase subunit alpha, translating into MPSFVNKPNNRQLAFDNNRLGIYADRILEGLPTLDKERLLRGVTSKLRRDEVTGEEISNAFTMSALELVTKEEPDWKFAAARALLTTLYKKAANNRRYKAYPEEPYGSFYHLIVDLTKAGIYKEDLLEVYTKEQIEELGEMIDPSRDLLFDYIGLLTLAERYLANDFDGRVMELPQERYMVIAMFLMHKEPAETRMHLVKEAYWAMSNIYMTAATPTMSNAGKKVAGQLSSCFIDTVDDSLEGIFDSNTDVARLSKMGGGIGVYLGKVRARGSDIRGHKNTSSGVIPWIRQLNNTAVSVDQLGTRKGAIAVYLDVFHKDILAFLDLKLNNGDERMRAHDVFHGVCLPDLFMEAVENRDEWNLFCPHEVKKTMGWKDANGRPLGLEDFYDENFGEGAFREKYEEAVAHPTLSRITVQAIDIMKRIMKSQLETGTPYMFYRDTVNRANPNRAHGMVYSSNLCTEIMQNQSATVVEQEELVTKDGQTRIVISKIPGDFVVCNLNSIHLARAVPAGVLERLVPIQVRMLDNVIDINNIEVLQAQYTNSQYRAIGLGTFGLHHLLALEGIRWESDEAVAYNDALYEKINYLLVRSSMELAKEKGRYAKFEGSDWDTGHYFTYRHYTDGTREGKYVTTEEWRALQKEVHENGVRNAWMFAIAPNGSTSIIAGSTASIDPLYELLSYEEKTTYKIANPAPDLSEKTIWYYKTAFLIDQNWSIKMASARQRHVDQAQSFNLYVRPDIKATEFLNLHLHAWKAGIKSTYYVRSRALTIEECESCAS; encoded by the coding sequence ATGCCATCCTTCGTCAATAAACCGAACAACCGTCAACTCGCTTTCGACAACAACCGTCTGGGCATTTATGCAGACCGTATACTCGAAGGCCTGCCTACACTGGATAAGGAGCGTCTGCTCCGCGGCGTGACCTCCAAGCTCCGTCGTGATGAAGTAACAGGGGAAGAAATCAGCAATGCTTTTACCATGTCCGCCCTTGAGCTTGTAACCAAAGAAGAGCCGGACTGGAAATTCGCAGCCGCACGCGCCCTGCTTACCACGCTGTACAAGAAAGCGGCCAACAACCGCCGGTACAAAGCTTATCCGGAAGAGCCTTACGGATCGTTCTATCATCTGATTGTCGATTTGACCAAAGCCGGCATATACAAAGAGGACCTGCTCGAAGTCTATACCAAAGAGCAGATTGAAGAACTCGGCGAAATGATTGACCCTTCGCGCGATCTGCTGTTTGACTATATCGGACTGCTTACCCTGGCTGAGCGTTACCTGGCTAACGATTTCGACGGCCGTGTGATGGAGCTTCCGCAGGAGCGTTACATGGTGATCGCGATGTTCCTGATGCACAAGGAGCCTGCCGAGACTCGTATGCACCTGGTGAAGGAAGCTTACTGGGCGATGAGCAATATCTACATGACCGCCGCTACACCAACCATGTCCAATGCGGGCAAAAAGGTAGCCGGGCAGCTCTCCAGCTGCTTCATTGATACTGTGGATGACTCCCTTGAAGGCATCTTTGATTCCAATACCGATGTAGCCCGTCTGAGCAAAATGGGCGGCGGGATCGGTGTCTACCTCGGCAAAGTACGGGCACGCGGTTCAGATATCCGCGGCCACAAGAATACCAGCTCCGGCGTTATCCCATGGATCCGCCAGCTGAACAACACCGCAGTCAGCGTCGATCAGCTGGGTACACGTAAAGGTGCCATTGCTGTATACCTCGACGTTTTCCATAAAGATATTCTCGCCTTCCTGGATCTGAAGCTGAATAACGGGGACGAGCGCATGAGAGCGCATGACGTATTCCACGGGGTCTGCCTTCCCGATCTGTTCATGGAAGCAGTTGAGAACCGTGACGAATGGAACCTGTTCTGTCCGCACGAAGTGAAGAAGACGATGGGCTGGAAAGACGCGAACGGCCGTCCACTCGGTCTGGAAGACTTCTATGATGAGAACTTTGGCGAAGGTGCTTTCCGCGAGAAATACGAGGAAGCCGTGGCGCATCCTACCCTCTCCCGGATTACCGTACAGGCTATCGACATCATGAAACGGATTATGAAATCCCAGCTGGAGACCGGAACTCCTTATATGTTCTACCGGGATACCGTGAACCGTGCCAACCCGAACCGTGCACATGGTATGGTCTACTCGTCCAACCTGTGTACCGAAATCATGCAGAACCAGTCGGCAACCGTGGTGGAGCAGGAAGAGCTCGTAACCAAGGATGGCCAGACACGCATCGTCATTTCGAAGATCCCTGGCGATTTCGTTGTCTGCAACCTGAACTCCATTCACCTGGCACGCGCTGTTCCAGCAGGAGTGCTTGAGCGCCTTGTTCCAATCCAGGTGCGCATGCTGGACAACGTAATCGACATCAACAATATTGAAGTGCTGCAAGCTCAATACACGAACAGCCAGTACCGTGCGATCGGACTCGGCACATTCGGTCTGCATCACCTGCTCGCCCTGGAAGGCATCCGCTGGGAATCCGACGAGGCTGTGGCTTACAATGATGCGCTATATGAGAAGATCAACTACCTGCTTGTCCGTTCCAGCATGGAGCTGGCTAAGGAGAAAGGCCGCTATGCGAAGTTCGAAGGCTCTGACTGGGATACAGGCCATTACTTCACCTACCGTCATTACACGGACGGAACCCGTGAAGGTAAATATGTAACCACAGAAGAGTGGCGCGCCCTTCAGAAGGAAGTTCATGAGAACGGCGTTCGTAACGCCTGGATGTTCGCTATCGCGCCAAACGGCTCGACTTCGATCATTGCCGGTTCTACCGCAAGTATCGATCCACTGTATGAACTGCTGTCTTACGAAGAGAAGACGACTTACAAAATCGCCAATCCGGCTCCGGACCTGTCCGAGAAGACGATCTGGTACTATAAAACAGCCTTCCTGATCGACCAGAACTGGTCCATTAAGATGGCATCCGCCCGTCAGCGCCACGTTGACCAGGCACAAAGCTTCAACCTGTATGTGCGCCCTGACATCAAGGCTACCGAGTTCCTGAACCTGCATTTGCATGCCTGGAAAGCCGGCATCAAATCCACATACTATGTTCGCAGCCGCGCGCTGACGATTGAGGAATGCGAGTCGTGTGCATCGTAA
- a CDS encoding anaerobic ribonucleoside triphosphate reductase, which produces MSLMTKAIGKEDHILDEVIRLGDDIANSRDLELLRENANLNGESFSGKMSKFGSEYAKWYANHFIMPSQLVQAIQDNIVYVHDLDQYAIGTTNCIFIPFGKLLGQGFNTGNGSVRPPNSIMTAMALVAIIFQSQQNSQYGGVSANKLDHDLAPYAAKSFAKYFLKGLDYFEEQEPGMTAADLGEISMSRLDLQERYPRSFRYAMRETESETLQGAESLIHNLNTMSSRAGGQIPFTSINYGTCTSPEGRLVIDSILEATMKGLGSGETPIFPIQIFKCKKGVNQAPGEPNYDLFLKAAECSARRLYPNFANLDAPLNLAYYDPSDPDTEFATMGCRTRVLADRFGRNHLSGKGNLSFNTLNLVKLGIEHGVVLGRRSEADEAGFYRELDHYLNIAMEGLLHRFRIQSAQKAKASDFMMREGVWEGGEQLAPEDPVGELLKHGSLSIGFIGLAECMKAMYGKHHAEDEEVYQKAVRLIRYLRSFCDRQSEKLNLNVTLFATPAEGLSGKFTKRDRASYGSISGVTDREYYTNSFHVPVYYSVTAATKIKLEAPFHDLCNAGAISYIELNGNARANPAAFLKIIQYALDQQISYFSINHPIDRCSACGHEGIIGATCPSCGSHENEVHIRRLRRVTGYLTGDFQTRFNSAKQAEVRDRVKHTS; this is translated from the coding sequence ATGTCCCTTATGACCAAAGCTATCGGCAAAGAGGATCACATCCTGGATGAGGTCATCCGGCTGGGCGACGATATCGCCAACAGCCGCGATCTTGAGCTGCTGCGTGAGAATGCCAACCTGAATGGCGAGAGCTTTTCCGGGAAAATGAGTAAATTCGGCAGCGAATATGCCAAATGGTATGCCAACCATTTCATTATGCCCAGCCAGCTCGTGCAGGCCATCCAGGACAACATCGTGTATGTCCACGATCTGGACCAATACGCGATCGGGACTACGAATTGCATCTTCATTCCGTTCGGCAAGCTGCTTGGCCAAGGCTTCAACACAGGCAACGGCAGCGTGCGGCCGCCAAATTCGATCATGACGGCTATGGCTCTTGTCGCAATTATTTTCCAATCCCAGCAGAACTCCCAGTACGGCGGAGTATCCGCTAATAAGCTGGATCATGATCTGGCTCCATATGCGGCCAAATCCTTCGCCAAATACTTCCTTAAGGGACTGGATTACTTCGAGGAGCAGGAGCCCGGTATGACTGCCGCAGATCTCGGAGAGATCTCCATGAGCCGCCTTGATCTGCAGGAGCGTTACCCGCGGTCCTTCCGCTATGCCATGCGGGAGACCGAGAGCGAGACACTGCAGGGCGCCGAGAGCCTGATCCATAATCTGAACACGATGTCCAGCCGGGCCGGGGGTCAGATTCCTTTTACCAGCATCAACTATGGGACGTGCACCTCGCCGGAAGGCAGACTGGTGATTGACTCCATTCTGGAAGCCACCATGAAGGGGCTTGGGAGCGGCGAGACGCCGATCTTCCCCATCCAGATCTTCAAATGCAAGAAAGGGGTCAATCAGGCTCCGGGAGAGCCGAACTATGACTTGTTCCTGAAAGCCGCCGAGTGCTCGGCGCGCAGGCTCTATCCGAACTTCGCCAATCTGGACGCTCCCTTGAATCTTGCCTATTATGATCCGAGTGACCCGGATACCGAATTCGCCACAATGGGCTGCCGGACACGGGTGCTGGCTGACCGGTTCGGACGGAATCATCTGTCCGGCAAAGGAAATCTGAGCTTCAACACCTTGAACCTGGTGAAGCTTGGAATCGAGCACGGAGTTGTACTTGGACGCCGCAGTGAGGCGGATGAAGCAGGCTTTTACCGGGAGCTGGATCATTATCTGAATATTGCCATGGAGGGCCTGCTCCACCGCTTCCGTATCCAGTCCGCCCAGAAAGCCAAAGCCTCCGACTTCATGATGCGCGAAGGCGTCTGGGAAGGCGGCGAGCAGCTCGCTCCTGAGGATCCGGTTGGAGAGCTGCTGAAGCATGGCAGTCTGTCGATCGGGTTCATCGGCCTCGCCGAGTGCATGAAGGCGATGTACGGCAAGCATCATGCCGAGGATGAAGAAGTCTACCAGAAGGCGGTAAGGCTGATTCGCTACCTGCGCAGCTTCTGTGACCGCCAGAGCGAGAAGCTGAACCTCAATGTGACGCTGTTCGCTACACCGGCGGAGGGCTTGTCCGGCAAATTCACGAAACGCGACAGGGCCTCCTATGGCTCGATAAGCGGCGTAACCGACCGGGAATACTACACGAACTCCTTCCACGTTCCTGTGTATTATTCCGTTACCGCGGCCACTAAGATCAAGCTGGAGGCTCCCTTCCATGATCTGTGCAATGCCGGGGCGATCTCCTACATTGAACTTAATGGCAACGCCCGTGCTAACCCGGCTGCATTCTTGAAGATTATCCAGTACGCGCTGGATCAGCAGATCAGCTATTTCAGTATCAACCATCCGATTGACCGCTGCTCCGCCTGCGGCCATGAGGGCATTATCGGGGCCACCTGCCCTTCCTGCGGAAGCCATGAGAATGAAGTTCATATCCGCAGGCTGCGCCGGGTCACCGGTTATCTGACCGGGGACTTCCAGACCCGGTTCAACAGTGCCAAGCAGGCCGAGGTCAGAGACCGGGTGAAGCACACCTCATGA